From a single Devosia litorisediminis genomic region:
- a CDS encoding M81 family metallopeptidase encodes MRVFTAALATETNTFSPIAIDKRAFEASLYAKAGEHPATPTLCTAPITVGRAVCADLGWTLIEGSASWADPAGLVARATYEELRDEILAQLQAAMPVDGVVLGLHGAMVAQGYDDPEGDLLARVRAIVGPDVLVCAELDPHSHLTAKRVNAANFFVVFKEFPHIDFVDRARDLWAIAVRALKGEIKPVMSVFDCRMIDVFPTSKEPMRGFVNKLYALEQSEPDVLSLSVIHGFMAGDVPELGTKIIAITNDNAAKGDALAETLGRELFALRGTFMVAQVDEHAAVDAAVAAPRGPVVIADMWDNPGGGTAGDATVILAELIARGISDVAVGTIWDPIAVQICMAAGEGAEIPLRFGAKSAPHTGSPIDQFVRVNRLVRDAEMRFGESYAPFGDAAWISFAGIDVILNSTRAQSFDPSLFSAMGIDPTSRKILLIKSTNHFYDSFSRIASEIVYCAAGKPYPNTPATTPYRKARRDIWPMVENPWA; translated from the coding sequence GTGCGCGTCTTCACCGCCGCCCTGGCCACTGAAACCAATACGTTTTCTCCTATCGCCATCGACAAGCGGGCGTTTGAAGCCTCGCTTTATGCCAAGGCGGGCGAGCATCCGGCGACGCCGACATTGTGTACGGCGCCGATCACGGTGGGGCGTGCGGTATGCGCCGATCTGGGCTGGACCCTGATCGAGGGCAGCGCCAGCTGGGCCGATCCTGCCGGTCTGGTGGCGCGGGCAACCTATGAAGAACTGCGCGACGAAATTCTTGCGCAATTGCAGGCGGCTATGCCGGTTGACGGCGTGGTGCTGGGGCTGCATGGCGCGATGGTGGCGCAAGGCTATGACGACCCTGAAGGGGATCTGCTGGCACGCGTGCGGGCCATTGTCGGGCCGGATGTGCTGGTCTGTGCCGAGCTTGATCCGCATAGCCATCTGACGGCCAAGCGGGTGAATGCGGCCAACTTCTTCGTGGTGTTCAAGGAATTCCCTCATATCGATTTCGTCGATCGGGCGCGGGATCTGTGGGCCATCGCGGTGCGGGCGCTCAAGGGCGAGATCAAGCCGGTGATGAGCGTGTTCGATTGCCGGATGATCGATGTATTCCCGACCTCCAAGGAGCCGATGCGGGGCTTTGTGAACAAGCTCTATGCGCTGGAGCAATCGGAACCCGATGTGCTGTCGCTATCGGTTATCCATGGCTTCATGGCGGGTGACGTGCCCGAACTGGGCACCAAGATCATCGCCATTACCAACGACAATGCGGCCAAGGGCGACGCCCTCGCCGAGACGCTGGGGCGCGAGTTGTTTGCCCTGCGCGGGACCTTCATGGTGGCGCAGGTGGATGAGCATGCCGCCGTCGATGCGGCCGTGGCTGCGCCGCGCGGGCCTGTGGTGATTGCCGATATGTGGGACAATCCCGGTGGCGGCACGGCGGGCGATGCAACGGTCATTCTAGCAGAGCTGATTGCGCGGGGGATAAGTGACGTTGCGGTGGGCACGATCTGGGACCCGATTGCGGTGCAAATCTGCATGGCAGCGGGCGAAGGTGCTGAAATTCCACTGCGTTTCGGTGCCAAATCAGCGCCACATACCGGCAGTCCGATAGACCAGTTCGTGCGGGTGAACCGGCTGGTGCGGGATGCCGAAATGCGGTTCGGCGAGAGCTATGCGCCCTTTGGTGACGCGGCGTGGATCAGCTTTGCCGGGATTGATGTGATCCTGAACTCTACCCGCGCGCAAAGCTTTGATCCGTCACTGTTTTCCGCGATGGGGATCGATCCGACATCACGCAAGATCCTGCTGATCAAGTCGACCAATCACTTCTACGATTCCTTCTCCAGGATCGCCTCGGAAATCGTTTATTGCGCGGCCGGAAAACCCTATCCAAACACCCCGGCAACCACGCCCTATCGCAAGGCGCGGCGCGATATCTGGCCCATGGTTGAGAACCCCTGGGCCTAA
- a CDS encoding RidA family protein, whose product MSIKRYGAEKSGAGGQNLPFARAVEADGWLYVSGQVAMKDGEIVRGGIVEETHLTIKNVIAILEEAGYGLEDVVRCGVWLDDPRDFWSFNGVYKSYFGEHPPARACVQSHMMVDCKVEIDCVAYKAKK is encoded by the coding sequence ATGTCGATCAAACGCTATGGTGCTGAAAAATCCGGTGCCGGTGGCCAGAACCTGCCCTTCGCCCGCGCTGTCGAAGCCGATGGCTGGCTCTACGTTTCCGGCCAGGTGGCCATGAAGGATGGCGAGATCGTGCGCGGTGGCATTGTCGAAGAAACCCACCTCACCATCAAGAACGTCATCGCCATTCTCGAAGAGGCTGGCTACGGTCTTGAAGATGTGGTGCGCTGCGGCGTCTGGCTTGATGACCCGCGCGATTTCTGGAGCTTCAATGGCGTCTACAAAAGCTATTTCGGCGAGCACCCGCCCGCCCGTGCCTGCGTGCAGAGCCACATGATGGTGGACTGCAAGGTCGAGATCGATTGCGTCGCCTACAAGGCCAAAAAGTAG
- a CDS encoding SDR family oxidoreductase: MSPSPFRLDGKTVLISGAGGGIGQSLVAAFRAAGASVVGADRDAAMLQDRELSARLLFDQADAKATRAAVMDYLATHGAPDAVISNAGFTRAEHLDQLDDDVWAAELAINLNGAYAMTDPIVSAMAARGSGSLVFISSVNALGHYGNPAYSAAKAGLIAYARAIAVERGGQGVRANVICPGSVRTPAWDHRLEADPTLLDNVLPHYPLGRMVLPVEVANAAVFYSSVAASGITGTVLPVDAGLTAGNLRFVDEVLRGK, translated from the coding sequence ATGAGCCCATCTCCATTCCGCCTTGATGGCAAGACCGTACTGATCAGCGGCGCCGGTGGTGGCATCGGCCAGTCACTGGTCGCCGCCTTCCGTGCAGCCGGCGCCTCTGTCGTCGGGGCGGATCGGGATGCCGCCATGCTCCAAGACCGCGAACTGAGCGCCCGGCTCTTGTTCGATCAGGCCGATGCCAAGGCGACGCGCGCCGCCGTGATGGACTATCTGGCAACCCATGGCGCGCCCGATGCGGTGATCTCCAATGCCGGCTTCACCCGGGCTGAGCATCTCGATCAACTCGATGATGATGTCTGGGCCGCCGAACTGGCAATCAACCTCAATGGCGCCTATGCCATGACCGACCCTATCGTGTCTGCCATGGCCGCGCGGGGCAGCGGCAGTCTGGTGTTCATCTCCTCGGTCAATGCGCTGGGTCACTACGGCAATCCGGCCTATTCGGCCGCCAAGGCCGGGCTGATCGCCTATGCCAGGGCGATCGCGGTCGAACGGGGCGGGCAGGGCGTCCGCGCCAATGTCATCTGCCCCGGTTCGGTCCGTACTCCGGCCTGGGATCATCGGCTGGAGGCGGACCCCACCCTGCTCGATAATGTGCTGCCGCATTATCCACTGGGACGCATGGTTCTGCCGGTCGAAGTCGCCAATGCCGCGGTGTTCTATTCCAGCGTCGCCGCTTCGGGTATCACCGGCACGGTGCTGCCTGTCGACGCTGGCCTGACCGCCGGCAATCTCCGTTTCGTCGATGAAGTCCTGAGGGGCAAATGA
- a CDS encoding D-TA family PLP-dependent enzyme has translation MSKISDLDTPAVLIDLDRVEANLKRAQDYADSHGLKLRPHIKTHKLPRFARLAMDLGAVGITVQKLGEAEVMADSGITEIFLPYNILGSAKLARLKALHERVHITVTADSAQTVAGLSATFADAAEPLTVLVECDTGMGRCGVQSPEAALALAQTIAASPGLVFGGLMTYPAAGQVEANQAFLSAAQDALIAADLAPTIISNGGTPDLWRAHEVTAATEHRPGTYIYMDRFQVSKDVGGFDDCALTVLATIVSRPTDDRAIIDAGSKALTSDTLGMDGFGLIEEYPEARIVGLSEEHGTIDLSACTDKPQFGDTVRIIPNHACVVSNLFDHVTLISGDDVVETVAVGARGRVG, from the coding sequence ATGAGCAAGATTTCCGACCTTGATACCCCCGCCGTTCTGATTGATCTCGACCGCGTCGAGGCCAATCTCAAGCGCGCACAGGATTATGCCGACAGCCACGGGCTCAAGCTGCGGCCGCACATCAAGACCCACAAGCTCCCAAGGTTCGCCCGGCTGGCGATGGATCTGGGTGCGGTGGGTATTACTGTCCAGAAACTGGGTGAAGCCGAGGTGATGGCCGATAGTGGCATCACCGAAATCTTCCTGCCCTACAACATTCTCGGGTCGGCCAAACTGGCCCGCCTCAAGGCGCTGCATGAGCGCGTGCATATCACCGTCACCGCCGATAGCGCGCAGACTGTCGCTGGTCTCTCGGCCACCTTTGCCGATGCGGCCGAGCCTCTCACCGTGCTGGTGGAATGCGATACCGGCATGGGCCGCTGCGGCGTGCAAAGTCCCGAGGCAGCGCTGGCGCTGGCGCAGACGATTGCAGCGTCCCCCGGACTGGTTTTCGGCGGGTTGATGACCTATCCCGCTGCCGGTCAGGTTGAGGCCAATCAGGCCTTTTTGTCCGCCGCACAGGACGCCCTGATTGCAGCCGATCTGGCACCAACTATCATTTCCAACGGCGGTACACCCGATCTCTGGCGCGCCCACGAGGTGACCGCCGCCACCGAGCATCGCCCCGGCACCTATATCTATATGGACCGGTTCCAGGTTTCCAAAGACGTTGGCGGTTTCGACGATTGCGCCCTGACGGTTCTGGCCACCATCGTCAGTCGCCCCACCGACGATCGCGCCATTATCGACGCCGGCTCCAAGGCGCTGACCAGCGATACACTGGGCATGGATGGCTTTGGTCTGATCGAGGAATACCCCGAGGCCCGGATTGTCGGGCTAAGCGAAGAGCACGGTACGATTGATCTGTCGGCCTGTACCGACAAGCCACAGTTCGGCGACACCGTCCGCATCATCCCCAACCACGCCTGCGTGGTCAGCAATCTGTTCGATCATGTGACGCTGATTTCGGGCGATGACGTCGTCGAGACGGTCGCGGTTGGCGCGCGAGGGCGAGTAGGCTGA
- a CDS encoding DNA-3-methyladenine glycosylase — protein MTAVDQTFFDRPVATVAAELIGVTLLVNGVGGPIVEVEAYDGADPASHSFNGPTPRNAAMFGPPGHAYVYKIYGIHWCLNFVCQPGSAILIRALEPAHGVERMQARRGQLTPRQLCSGPGKICQALGIDAAQNTLPLDAPPFALIPREQAHDIAAGPRIGITKAIDTPWRFVRRGSPFLSKPLR, from the coding sequence ATGACTGCAGTTGACCAAACCTTCTTCGACCGTCCCGTCGCCACCGTCGCCGCCGAACTGATCGGCGTTACCCTGCTGGTAAACGGCGTTGGCGGTCCTATCGTGGAGGTGGAGGCCTATGACGGCGCCGACCCCGCATCACACAGCTTTAACGGGCCGACACCGCGCAATGCCGCCATGTTTGGTCCGCCCGGCCACGCCTATGTCTACAAGATATACGGCATTCACTGGTGCCTGAATTTCGTTTGCCAGCCCGGCAGCGCCATTCTGATCCGGGCGCTGGAGCCAGCCCATGGGGTTGAGCGCATGCAGGCGCGCCGAGGTCAGCTTACGCCGCGTCAGCTCTGCTCGGGACCCGGCAAGATATGTCAGGCGCTGGGGATTGATGCGGCTCAGAACACCCTGCCGCTCGACGCGCCGCCCTTTGCGCTGATCCCCCGCGAACAGGCCCATGATATCGCCGCCGGACCCCGCATCGGCATTACCAAGGCGATCGATACACCCTGGCGTTTCGTGCGGCGCGGCTCGCCCTTTTTGAGCAAGCCGTTACGTTGA